A window of the Mucilaginibacter sp. cycad4 genome harbors these coding sequences:
- a CDS encoding helix-turn-helix transcriptional regulator, which produces MRRDVFQAIADPTRRAIISLLALQAMTPNAIAEHFQSSRQAVSKHIQILSECQLVSQKQTGREIYYHFNAQKMKEVDVWMDQFRALWETRFSQLDNVLQNLKNKQS; this is translated from the coding sequence ATGAGAAGAGATGTATTTCAGGCCATTGCCGATCCTACCCGCAGGGCTATTATCAGTCTGCTGGCTTTGCAGGCCATGACACCCAATGCCATTGCCGAACATTTTCAAAGCAGCAGGCAAGCTGTATCCAAACATATCCAGATCCTGAGCGAATGCCAGCTGGTTAGCCAGAAACAAACCGGCCGCGAAATTTATTATCATTTTAACGCTCAAAAAATGAAAGAAGTGGATGTTTGGATGGACCAGTTCCGCGCCTTGTGGGAAACCCGTTTTAGCCAGTTAGATAACGTATTACAAAACCTAAAAAACAAACAGTCATGA
- a CDS encoding SRPBCC domain-containing protein — MTNNEAVFTKDLQNKKLNVIRTFDAPLNLVWQAWTESEILDQWWAPKPYRAETKTMDFREGGYWLYQMVGPEHTEHPTWCKEEYKTIVVPQKIANAVSFCDENAVTNTNFPVMNWEKNFTGEGEHTTVNIDIYFDKLEDMQTIVGMGFQEGFNAGLSNLDHYLSTAFKIRKDLKPNNAARVTTYLNFPGNTEEAFNFYKDVFKGEFTGKKLTRFEDIELPAEMPPMSKADKKLIIHAELTIMGGHVLMATDAPESMGFKLLTGNNMHINVEPESREETERLFNELSAGGKVSMPLSDMFFGAYFAELTDKYGINWMLNYQNV, encoded by the coding sequence ATGACAAACAACGAAGCCGTATTTACCAAAGACCTACAAAACAAAAAGCTTAATGTGATAAGAACTTTTGACGCGCCACTCAATTTAGTATGGCAGGCATGGACCGAAAGCGAGATCCTTGACCAGTGGTGGGCACCAAAACCATATCGCGCCGAAACCAAAACCATGGATTTCAGGGAGGGCGGTTACTGGCTGTACCAGATGGTTGGCCCGGAGCATACTGAACATCCCACATGGTGCAAGGAAGAGTACAAAACAATTGTAGTTCCGCAAAAAATTGCCAATGCGGTTTCCTTTTGTGATGAAAATGCTGTAACAAATACAAATTTCCCCGTCATGAACTGGGAGAAGAACTTTACCGGCGAGGGCGAGCATACTACCGTTAATATCGATATATATTTTGATAAACTGGAAGACATGCAAACCATTGTTGGCATGGGCTTCCAGGAAGGCTTCAATGCCGGCTTAAGCAACCTCGATCATTACCTGAGTACCGCTTTCAAGATCAGGAAAGACCTGAAGCCCAACAACGCGGCAAGGGTTACCACTTACTTAAATTTCCCGGGCAATACCGAAGAAGCTTTCAACTTTTATAAGGATGTTTTTAAAGGCGAGTTTACCGGTAAAAAACTTACACGTTTTGAAGACATAGAATTGCCTGCCGAAATGCCACCAATGAGCAAGGCAGATAAAAAGCTGATCATCCATGCCGAGCTCACCATTATGGGAGGCCACGTGCTGATGGCTACCGATGCGCCGGAAAGCATGGGTTTCAAATTACTAACTGGTAACAATATGCACATTAACGTTGAGCCCGAAAGCCGTGAAGAAACTGAACGTTTATTCAATGAACTTTCGGCCGGAGGTAAGGTGAGTATGCCCTTGAGCGATATGTTTTTTGGAGCCTATTTCGCAGAGCTTACTGATAAGTATGGAATTAACTGGATGCTGAATTATCAGAATGTCTGA
- the guaA gene encoding glutamine-hydrolyzing GMP synthase, with the protein MQEKILILDFGSQFTQLIARRVRELNIYCEIHPFNHYPEIDSTVKGIILSGSPYSVRQEDAPHFEFEKFHTTRPILGVCYGAQYVAHFHGGEVLPSSTREYGRANLEYIKKDNPLFKDVPGGSQVWMSHGDTIATIGDNFEVIASTDSVKVAAYQVTGTQTYGIQFHPEVTHSIDGKQLLQNFLVDICGCRQDWTPDSFIETTVAALREKLGDDKVVLGLSGGVDSSVAAVLLHHAIGKNLHCIFVDNGLLRKDEFEQVLDSYQHMGLNIKGIDAKQRFYDALAGLTDPEKKRKAIGRVFIEVFDDAAHEVQDVKWLGQGTIYPDVIESVSVKGPSATIKSHHNVGGLPDFMKLKVVEPLNTLFKDEVRKVGKALGIDPNILGRHPFPGPGLAIRILGDITPEKVAILQEADAIYINNLRAAGVYDKVWQAGSIFLPVQSVGVMGDERTYENVICLRAVESVDGMTADWCHLPYDLLAKISNEIINNVKGINRVVYDISSKPPATIEWE; encoded by the coding sequence ATGCAAGAAAAAATCCTCATTCTTGACTTTGGCTCGCAATTCACCCAACTTATAGCGCGCCGCGTCAGGGAGCTCAATATTTATTGTGAGATCCACCCCTTCAATCATTATCCCGAAATTGACAGCACTGTAAAAGGTATCATCCTTTCCGGCAGCCCTTATTCTGTAAGGCAGGAAGACGCGCCTCATTTCGAGTTTGAAAAATTTCACACCACCCGCCCTATTTTAGGTGTTTGCTATGGAGCTCAATACGTTGCCCATTTTCATGGCGGCGAAGTATTGCCATCAAGCACACGCGAATACGGTCGCGCCAATTTGGAATATATCAAAAAAGATAATCCACTGTTTAAGGACGTTCCCGGTGGATCACAGGTGTGGATGTCGCACGGCGATACCATTGCAACCATCGGCGATAACTTTGAGGTAATAGCCAGTACCGACAGCGTTAAAGTTGCTGCTTACCAGGTAACCGGCACCCAAACTTACGGCATCCAGTTCCACCCCGAGGTTACCCATAGTATTGACGGCAAGCAATTGCTGCAAAACTTTTTGGTTGATATCTGCGGATGTAGACAAGACTGGACACCAGATTCATTCATCGAAACCACAGTTGCCGCTCTTCGCGAGAAGCTGGGCGATGATAAAGTAGTGCTTGGCTTATCAGGCGGCGTTGATTCGTCGGTTGCCGCGGTATTGCTGCATCATGCTATCGGCAAAAACCTGCACTGTATATTTGTTGATAACGGCCTTTTGCGTAAAGATGAGTTTGAGCAGGTGCTTGATTCATATCAACACATGGGCTTAAACATAAAAGGCATCGACGCCAAACAACGTTTTTATGACGCACTTGCCGGCTTAACCGATCCTGAAAAGAAACGTAAGGCTATCGGCCGTGTGTTCATCGAAGTATTTGACGATGCCGCCCATGAGGTACAGGATGTGAAATGGTTGGGCCAGGGCACAATCTATCCGGATGTTATCGAATCGGTATCAGTTAAAGGCCCTTCAGCCACCATCAAATCGCACCATAACGTAGGCGGTTTGCCCGATTTTATGAAACTTAAAGTTGTGGAGCCGCTTAACACTTTGTTTAAAGACGAGGTAAGGAAAGTAGGTAAAGCTTTAGGTATCGATCCTAATATTTTAGGTCGCCACCCATTCCCGGGCCCAGGCCTGGCTATCAGGATCCTGGGCGACATCACACCTGAAAAAGTGGCGATATTACAGGAAGCCGATGCAATTTATATAAACAATTTACGTGCCGCCGGGGTTTACGATAAAGTTTGGCAGGCCGGTTCCATATTTTTACCGGTACAATCGGTAGGTGTAATGGGCGATGAACGTACTTACGAAAACGTGATCTGCCTCCGTGCCGTTGAATCGGTTGACGGGATGACCGCCGACTGGTGCCATTTACCGTACGATTTGCTGGCTAAGATCAGCAACGAGATCATCAACAACGTAAAAGGAATTAACCGGGTAGTATATGATATCAGTTCAAAACCACCGGCCACCATTGAGTGGGAATAA
- a CDS encoding RsmB/NOP family class I SAM-dependent RNA methyltransferase, producing MKAINQLKTFQRILDEYPADTPLSKFLPGFYRQNKQMGSTDRRVANRLVYNYFRLGRALPNLPEDERLLVAEFLCNTQTNSYLQHFKPEWAVCVGFNDDDKLALVKTTYPDFKLEDVFPWSSQLSEGINKEAFLKSFFCQPDLFIRVRNGYDHLVKAELTKAQVVFKDEGNGCYSLPNGTRLETIFPKQHWFEVQDYSSQQTGNYFKPQRWDNWWDACAASGGKSLLLHEDEPNIKLVVSDIRESILANLDERFQLAGLTKYQKKALDLTQNIDSVMHDYAFDGIILDAPCSGSGTWGRTPEMIAQFDVHKIEFFQKLQKSIAQNVVKYLKPGKPLIYITCSAFKGENEDVVDYLVNDLGLKLEEKAVLKGYERKADTMFVARLSPPAL from the coding sequence ATGAAGGCTATAAATCAGCTTAAAACGTTTCAGCGAATTTTGGATGAATACCCTGCCGATACGCCACTAAGTAAATTTTTACCCGGCTTTTACCGGCAAAACAAACAAATGGGCTCAACCGACAGGCGGGTGGCCAACCGACTGGTGTACAATTATTTTCGCCTGGGCAGGGCACTGCCAAACTTACCTGAAGATGAGCGGTTGCTGGTTGCCGAATTTCTATGTAATACCCAAACCAACTCCTACCTGCAACACTTCAAACCCGAGTGGGCTGTATGTGTAGGTTTTAATGATGATGATAAACTCGCGCTCGTAAAAACTACCTATCCTGATTTTAAACTGGAAGATGTTTTTCCATGGAGCAGCCAGCTTTCAGAAGGGATTAATAAGGAAGCTTTTCTGAAATCTTTTTTCTGCCAGCCCGATCTGTTTATCCGGGTGCGCAACGGTTACGACCATTTGGTGAAAGCCGAACTAACCAAGGCTCAGGTTGTTTTTAAGGATGAGGGCAACGGCTGTTATTCTCTTCCTAACGGTACACGTCTCGAAACTATATTCCCTAAACAACATTGGTTCGAGGTGCAGGATTATTCATCACAGCAAACCGGCAATTATTTTAAGCCCCAGCGCTGGGATAACTGGTGGGATGCCTGCGCGGCATCGGGAGGTAAATCGTTATTGCTGCATGAAGATGAACCCAATATTAAACTGGTAGTATCCGATATCCGCGAATCCATCCTCGCCAACCTTGATGAGCGCTTTCAATTAGCCGGATTGACTAAATATCAGAAAAAAGCCCTGGATCTTACCCAAAACATCGATTCGGTGATGCATGATTATGCTTTCGACGGGATCATCCTTGATGCCCCCTGCAGCGGCTCAGGTACTTGGGGCCGCACTCCCGAAATGATAGCCCAGTTTGATGTGCACAAAATTGAGTTTTTTCAGAAGCTTCAAAAAAGCATTGCCCAAAACGTGGTAAAATATCTTAAACCCGGTAAGCCACTCATCTATATTACCTGCTCTGCCTTTAAAGGCGAGAATGAAGATGTAGTTGACTATTTGGTAAACGACCTCGGTTTAAAGCTTGAAGAAAAAGCGGTTTTAAAAGGCTATGAGCGTAAGGCGGATACTATGTTTGTGGCGAGGTTGAGCCCCCCGGCCCTCTGA
- a CDS encoding MarC family protein, whose protein sequence is MPHPFIIKEIISVTMILFAIIDILGAIPVIIQLRQRVGHIESEKASIAVLVLMVTFLFIGDELLAVIGLDISSFAIAGSLVIFIIAMEMILGVDFFKEELPQAASIVPLAFPLIAGAGTMTTLLSLKSQYQTQNILVGIVLNTLVVYLVLKNVKWLERLLGPIGLSVLRKAFGIILLAIAIKLFRSNTHL, encoded by the coding sequence ATGCCGCACCCGTTTATAATTAAAGAGATCATTTCGGTTACGATGATCCTTTTTGCTATTATTGATATTTTGGGCGCCATACCGGTAATTATTCAGCTCAGGCAGCGTGTAGGCCATATTGAATCGGAAAAGGCAAGTATAGCCGTGCTTGTGCTTATGGTGACGTTCCTTTTTATCGGGGATGAGTTGCTGGCGGTAATTGGGTTGGATATTTCTTCATTTGCCATTGCAGGCTCCCTGGTAATTTTCATCATAGCCATGGAAATGATATTGGGCGTCGATTTTTTTAAAGAAGAATTGCCGCAGGCAGCGTCCATTGTGCCGCTGGCTTTTCCGCTTATAGCGGGGGCCGGAACCATGACCACGCTGCTCTCCCTTAAATCGCAATATCAAACCCAAAATATCCTTGTGGGCATTGTTTTAAATACCCTCGTGGTATATCTCGTACTTAAAAATGTAAAGTGGCTGGAAAGGCTGCTTGGGCCGATAGGGTTGAGCGTGCTTCGTAAAGCATTCGGGATTATTTTGCTTGCAATTGCGATAAAGCTGTTCAGGAGTAATACACATTTGTAG